The following are encoded together in the Cheilinus undulatus linkage group 3, ASM1832078v1, whole genome shotgun sequence genome:
- the LOC121507063 gene encoding ubiquinol-cytochrome-c reductase complex assembly factor 1, whose protein sequence is MYRRPLQSAVRNYMNVSASRANYRKVLSQEASFARALAACHLARVPSPCLTPCRSLHMNTQLYSVKETPQHTEEEVGAFTKLIEAMGFTGPLKYNKWKIKIAALRMYTCCVERINYDEFFEKCSLPDTLNSWFLVAQLHVWMCLVRMRQEGRAGKYMCRYIVHSMWEDVEQRSKILGIDAIHRKEATKAMTETFYAAIFGYDEGILSDDCVLAAALWRNLFNRDCEDPKQLELMVEYVRKQMQYIDALDGEDLLLTGEVKWRPLVEENAQSILKVVTPTYNDTGL, encoded by the exons ATGTATCGGCGGCCGCTGCAGTCTGCCGTCAGAAACTACATGAACGTGTCCGCCTCCAGAGCTAACTACAGAAAG GTGTTAAGTCAAGAAGCGTCTTTTGCTCGAGCTTTGGCAGCTTGCCACCTGGCCAGAGTCCCCTCCCCCTGTCTAACACCATGTCGCTCACTGCACATGAACACACAG CTCTACAGCGTGAAGGAGACGCCCCAGCACACAGAGGAAGAAGTCGGGGCCTTCACAAAGCTCATTGAGGCCATGGGCTTCACTGGACCTCTTAAATACAACAAATGG AAAATCAAGATTGCTGCCTTGCGGATGTACACATGCTGTGTAGAGAGAATCAATTATGACGAGTTCTTTGAAA aatgCTCCCTCCCTGACACACTCAACTCCTGGTTCTTGGTAGCCCAGTTGCACGTCTG GATGTGTTTGGTTCGAATGCGTCAGGAGGGCAGAGCAGGGAAGTACATGTGCCGTTACATTGTGCACTCCATGTGGGAGGATGTCGAGCAGAGGAGCAAGATCTTGGGG ATTGATGCCATCCACAGAAAGGAAGCAACAAAAGCAATGACAGAGACATTCTATGCAGCAATTTTTGGATATGATGAG GGAATCCTGTCTGATGACTGTGTCCTGGCTGCAGCTCTGTGGAGAAACTTGTTTAACCGTGACTGTGAAGACCCCAAACAGCTCGAGTTAATGGTGGAGTACGTTCGCAAACAG ATGCAGTACATCGATGCTCTGGATGGAGAGGACCTGCTGCTGACTGGAGAGGTGAAGTGGCGCCCTCTGGTGGAGGAGAATGCTCAGAGCATCCTGAAGGTGGTCACACCCACGTATAACGACACGGGACTGTGA